TATGTCAAGATGGTCTCAAGGACAAGCTTCTACGTGTGTACCCAGAACTCAAAATGTCATTTGGAGAAAAGAGTTCAGATTTGAAAGTAACTGGCTTAAGGGATGAGCTTAATGCAGCAAGCAAAGCTATATTTGATGCAATGCTTGCATTGAAACGGCAAAATTTAGAGCTAGATAAGAATGTGCTTGACTTGCTGAGGAATGAACAACAAGAGGAGCTGACTGATGGTCTCCTCACATCTAAAGgaataaatgcagtatttgcGATCAGTGCGCATAGAGTGCAGCTCGTTGCTGTTTCTGACAAAGACCTCGAGGATGCTGAAGACCATCTGGGACAACTGCTGATATCTGAGTACATTGATGTTGAAGACACTAATGTCCTAGAGAAGCCAGAGTGGCAGCGCCTGGTTAGTCAGTTAGAGAATGACAACAGTGAGTCATGCCCAAGAACTGGAATCCACACCACTGGTCGGCAAGTTGTGGTGTCTGGCCCAAAAGATAGTGTCATAAAAGTTAGCTTTGAACTTGACAACTTTTTAATGCAGAATGCTCAAGTTGAAGACACTGTTGAGGTCAAGCTCAATGCCATCATTGAATACATTAGAGATTTCAACACATCGCAGTTGAAGAAATTCGAAGACAAGGTGGTGGTGTCATACAGAAAGGATGACATCTGTCTAAGCGGTTCAAGAGTTGATGTGGGAGATTGCAAGATATTCGTTGAAGACTTCGTGTCTTCTGTGTTCTTTGACACTTTAAAAGTCTCTAGACCTGGAGTGAAAAAGTTCTTCCAGGATAAAGAAGCTATGTATGTTTCCTCACTCAAAAATGAAACTCATTGCCTGGTCCAGCTGGTTGACGAGACTGGTGGTGGACAGGATCACTCATCCCTTAGAAAAGTGCCACAACCTGTATACCAAGTTCAGACAACAGATGGAGTGGAAATAGCTGTTTGCAAGGCAGACTTGTGCAGTTACCCAGTGCATGCAGTTGTCAATGCTTCTAACCAGACCTTGACACATGATGGAGGCCTTGCGGCAGCCCTTTTGAATGCTGCTGGCCCTCAGTTGCAGGATGAATGTAACAAACTAATTAGCTCGAAGGGACAACTCAAGCTTGGAGACTCTGTCATAACTGGTGCTGGAGGGCAGCTTTGTTGCAAAAAAATCATTCACGCAGTGGGACCACATTTTGATGCAACTAAACCCCAAAAGGCTGCAGCGCAGTTAAAAAGAGCTGTTAAAGGAAGCTTAGAACTCGCTGAAATGAACAGCTGCATCTCTGTTGCTCTGCCTGCCATCAGCAGAAGCCAAGGCTTTCCCCTCAATCTGTGTGCAATCACCATTGTCAAAGCAGTTAAGGAATACTGTGATGAGAATTATGATGATATCACCTTGAAGAGAATCCATCTAGTGAACAACGACGACAGTGCTGTCCAGGCTATGGAGGCTGCTGTCAGACAAGAGTTTGGAAATAATGGTGTCAGCCATTCTCAACAAACTCTTCCCATCAAATCTACTAAGTCTACACTTGTGAAGTCTGCTGGATCTGACCCCTGCTTTGGTCATGTACAAACCAAAGAAGGCTTGGACATCAGTCTTACAACAGGACACATAGAGGCTGCCACggtaatgacattttttttgtcatacttcaTTGAAAGCAAATAGAGTGAAATATTCGGAAGATGAGAATAAAGACTATTGCAGTTTATAGTCATAATTATTTTTTCCTATGCTCTAGCCTTAAGTATTACCATCACTGAATGACTGTATGGGGCTTGACTGATTTTACTGACCGTTTCCTGTGGCACTGAGGCTTGACTTTTCTGTTATATAAAACATATGTTAACACATTTACAGACGGACGTGATCGTGAATACTGTGTTTGAAGATCTTGCACTCAACAGAGGGGCAGTTTCAAATGCCATCCTGGGTGTGGCTGGATCCAAACTTCAGCAGTtggttaaaacaaacaaagccaATGGAACTTTTGGCGATGTCATCGTCACTGACGGCTGCAAACTGAAGAGCAAGCGAGTTTTTCATGCAGTTTCACCTCATTGGGACAATGGCAGTGGCACCGCTGAAAAGGTAAAGTGTTGTGTAAAGTAAATGACCTTTGCAATATAAATTTGATGATCAGTCAAAACATGTCTTAAGCAATATACTTAAGATCTAAATTGTTTAAgttctgttttctctgtaaaaCCAATTTGTGTAAATGACTTTCAGCTATTTTCTGCACAGTCACATCATTAACTTTCAATTTACAGTAGTTGCATATATGCAGTATTCTTAGATATGAGTAGTGGCAGTATTAATATTTATGCTGTGTCTGTTAGACCTTAAGTGGAATCTTCAAGGATTGCTTGGACAAGGCAGAGGATACTGGGCTGACCTCCATATCTTTCCCTGCCATTGGCACTGGAAACCTGGGTTTCCCAAAAAACCTTGTGGTTTCTTTGATGTTGGATGAAATTTTAGCATTCAGCAGTAAAAAACAACCCAAGCACCTGAAGAAGGTCATCATTGTCCTTTATCCCAGAGATGCACAGACTATCCAGGTAAGCAAAGATACCAAGCTTTGATGGACTATCACACTCAGATCTACAGGATAATGAGCTTCGTAACCCACCACAGCAACACTTTTTACAATGACATAAGTAggtaatttttcttttgttggacTTCTGCTTTGGAGTAATTTATGTGTTTTGATTGAAGAGTTCTCTAATTCTGTTTGCAGGCTTTCAGTGATGAATTTAAGAAGAGGTTCCCCAATGCCTCCGCTGGTTCACTGTCTGCCAGTTCACCACAAAGTCCAGGTAGCCAACGCCGttttatgtccacatttttatgAGTCGTTAAGGTGTAATGTAGCAAATACTTTTATGGGATGAAGCTCATTAATTAGTGTATTTATAtaccaaacattttttaaattttatgttatAATACAGTGGGCAAATCTTAATGAAGCTGTATATTTACAGTcgtaattttgacatttttttctgtaaactcTATGTTTATGTCCACTGCCAGGGGGCCCCTTCTCTAAAGTTGCCTCAAGCTCAGGAATGCACGAGACTAAAATGGGAAGTGTGACTGTACAGGTAGTCACAGGAGACATAACCAAGGAGACCACTGATGTCATTGTCAACTCCTCCAATGAACAGTTTTCTCTCAAGTCAGGTAAATAACATTAACGGGAATATTTCAGTCATgcaaaattgttaaaattaatTCATCCATAAGACAAAGGCTGCCACCAGCTGGAGATTTTCATTGTCAACTAGCCGTTTCATCAACTTAGTTatcaaaatgtatgtttttaaaggTGTCAGAAAATAATTTGACTTCCAGTGATGATAGAGAACattataaataattttcttAACACATTACAGAGAAGTACAAACCCGGAGCCAATGAAAAGATTTAATTATCACAAGTGTATATATGAATTATGCTGCAGCAACACCAACAGAAGTAGTTGGCTAATGAATCTGAATGTGCCGGAAAGAAACAGCCAGGATACTGAACATTTTGTTAATAAACCTAATCATATATCACCTTTCTGATCCCACACTTAATTTCTTGCATTAATTGAACACTGTGGGTTTGTTTACCCAccacatttttatatatatatttgttttgtattgatttattttttccccatctAGGTGTATCTAAGGCTATTCTGGATGCAGCTGGTCAGGCCGTTGAAGCAGAATGCCAAACCCTTGGTAAGATAACTCACTTTATGACAGTGTAACCAAAACTCAGTTTTCTTGCTTGATGATAGAATGGATACTGAATTAATAATAATCCATTTCTGTAGTCACAAGATTTCCAGAAAAGAAGTGTTGCTTAAATACACATATTCATGGTTGTCATGGTTTAAAGTCATTCAGATTTACTGCCTACACCTTTAGGTTCGCAGGCCAACAAAGGCATAATAATGACACAGCCAGGGAACCTGAAGTGTAAGAAGATCCTTCACCTGGTTGGTCAGACGGATCCAATAAAAATCAGCAAGGTTGTGAAAGATGCACTTCAAACGTGTGTGAAAAACTACACTTCTGTGTCATTTCCTGCCATTGGCACAGGTGAGCTGTATCAGCAGATTTCAGTATTTTGTTGAATATATTGACATATATACTCAAACATTATTTAGCTGACAgtattaaatgcataaataaaactctgaaattttaatgtttgaattGCATTTTGGATTGAAAATATTGGTAAATTGTCTTCAGACTTCCTTCTTTCCACAGAACAAATTTAACATCTGTTTTAATGCTATGTCTACTTAGGTCAAGGCAATGTGCAGGCAAGGCAAGTGGCAGATGCCATGTTGGATGCAGTGATTGATGTGTTGAGCCAAAACACCTCCAGTACCCTGACAACAGTCCGGATAGTCATTTTCCAGCCACCTATGCTCAAAGAATTCTTCAACAGTATGCAAGACAGAGAAACTGCTGACCCACAGTCAGCAACACCTCTGACTGACCCTAAGGATAAAGGAAGTTTCTGGGGAAACCTTGGCTCCAAAATCAAATGTAAatgcagaagaaaaaataatttgggTTTTCACAGCTTTATGCAGTTTTGAATATTTGATTCTAACCTATGTCTTGCAATTGTTCTTTCAGCAATATTTGTTGGCGAAAGTACTGAAAAGCCACAAAAAGAGGGAGATTTTGTCATTGAGGGTCTGAAAGTGGACCCTGCCTGCTTTCACATCTGCGGTGGCACACAAGCTGACATAGACTCAGCCAAGCAGTGGATCAACGACCTGATATCTAAAGAACAAAACAGCATCGTCATTTCAGACAACACCATTCTTTGCTTCTCTGATGCAGACCACCAACACATTGTAGAGATGCAAAAGACCATGGGCGTCAGTATAAGAACTGAAAGCCAGAAAGGCCAAGCCTCACTGACAATTGAGGGCCTCAGCAGGGATGTGCTCAAAGCCAGCCATGAGATCCATAAGATGCTGGGGAAGGTGAGAGATGACgaggagatgaagaggaaggTCAAGCTGGCTGGCACAGTGGCAGACTGGCAGTACCAGCCGCAAGGGTTTCAGTTTCAGAGTTTCGATGCAAAGACTAACTTTGAGCTTGAACAAGCACTGGAGAAGAAgctacaaaatgtcaaagtcaaagtcaatgGTCAAGACTACACTGTCACCATGCCAAACGGACCAGCCACTGACAGCAAGGGAAATGCCCTGCAGATAAAGCGGATTGACAAACTAAAgggtattttacagataaatgaGGAGTTACCTCTCATTCTGTTTCTAGGTCCTCTCAAACAGGCCACAAATCTGTTTCTAGTTATTAGCATGAGTTGTCTTACTGCTTTTGCTGCAGGTCTGGCATGTGTCACAGATTTTCTAAGTCATAAAGTAATGTCAATAACagtgacatgaaatttgtctgTTTTGCCACTAGATGAAGATGTGCCTGAGAACTGGAATATCATGCCAGCTAACACCACAAGTCTGGCTGTCCCCATCAATGCTGGGACAACAGAGCACACTGAAATCCTGAATCTGTTCAAAGCTTCCTGCAATCGAACAGTTACTAAGGTAGcattaaacatccatccatcatctatacaccgcttaatcctcattagggtcacacggggggctggagtctatcccagctgacttgggcaTAGCCAGGgcacaccctggacagatcaccagtctatcacagggctacatatagagacaaacagtcacactcattCACAGggatggacaatttagagttaccaattaatctgagcatgtttttggactgtgggaggaagccggagaacctggagaaaacccacacatgcacagggaggaagaacatgcaagctccatgcagaaagatcccaggaaggctgggacacgaacTGGGCGTCTTCTACCTGCTAGGCAaaaatgctaaccactgagTCACTATGCAGCCCAGCATTAAACATTCTCACTTAGAATGTTGTTTACGTGGCATCAGCAGATACTTCTTGAGAACAGAAAACATTGCTAGGATGAAACATTTTTCAGGAAAATGGTAAACTGATAGCAGATTGCACAAAAGTGTACTTTGCCCTTCTCTTAGATTGAGAGGATCCAGAACCCAGGACTGTGGAAGAGTCTTCAGATCAAGAGGCGTGACATGGAGGTGAGAAATGGTCATCAGAACAATGAGAGGCGTCTGTTCCACGGAACCTGTGGAACGACAGTAACTACAATCAATGAACTCGGCTTCAACAGGAGTTACGCTGGAAAAAATGGTGAGAagttttgggtatttttttatttatttattttttgtctttgtcagagaCTTGATAGTGCCAGGAAAGAAGTAATAAAATGAGAGTAATGTCAAATATGTTACCGATCAGCTCACCGACTCTGCTGccatttcattttcagctgcATGCTATGGTAATGGCACGTACTTTGCTGTCAGTGCCAGCTACTCTGCCAGTGACACCTACTCCAAGCCAAGTCAAAATGGGGAGAAGTTCATGTACCTCTGTCGAGTACTGACAGGGGATTTCACTGTTGGCCAACAAAACATGATCGTGCCACCAGCCAAGGGAGCCGTCTCCGTTCAGAAGTACGACAGCGTCGTGGACAGAATGGCCAACCCCAGcatgtttgttattttccatgatAGTCAGGCTTATCCTGAATATTTGATTACATTCAAATGACACTGCCATGcactgagaaaacaaaaaaaagatgctgcCTTAGATCATTAGACTACTCCTTAATAATCACAACATTATTCATGCATTTGTTTAACCATCCAGTTAAGATATATAGTTCAAACTTGAAGTGAGTGAAATGATATAACTGTATTAGCTGTTTTCAGGTTTACAAGCAACAGGTAATGATCATAAGGTATTAGTAGTCAGACTCCGATAGTGCCTTGAAAATGTATCAGTGCACATACTACAGATTTATCATGCAAACAGAAATCTGTAAATGGAAtaacttttaaacttttttcccTTTACATTATGCACTGTGTAATTGCACTAAACAGGTTTTATGACTCCTGGGAGGTTGATTTAACTACCATCTCTGTTCCAGGAAATCATGCGATTCCGTAAGCTTGCCTGTGTTTGCATAAATCAAGTCAATAATCACTTGTTGTTTtggttaataaaataaaaaaaaaaaaaaaaaaaaagaaagacaattcACTGCTGTTCCAATAAACAAACCTAAACAAATGCAATGTGTTGACTGTTtggtgaaaaataaatacagtggtggaaaaaagttttcggacgcCCTTAAAATTTttcacaatctcaaatattgtcatgaaatatttgtggaaaaaatcttttttgtggttcaaaaggtgtggctgcattagacagacacaaacaaatacaaatgatatatttttttggtttattctttacaagaaaaactaacaaaactaaatttacccaaatgacccaatactcaaaatttcttatttttatagaACCAAtcgattttcagtttttaatggcttttttcaCTTGAAGAGTGCATCCAgaagtgattcttaatgcaatatttcacaaatgcatggggtgtcagAACTCTTTCCACCATTGTATGATATCAGTGCAACTACATACACTTGTGAACAATAGTTTAGGTACACTTGAAAAGACCATGCACTGTACATGTTCAAAGaaagtacaaaaaacaagaaatacaac
This DNA window, taken from Amphiprion ocellaris isolate individual 3 ecotype Okinawa chromosome 11, ASM2253959v1, whole genome shotgun sequence, encodes the following:
- the parp14rs1 gene encoding poly(ADP-ribose) polymerase family member 14-related sequence 1, with product MADGYCYPVLVELEDNNIPKLRIKLVKYFQSKKARGGDCEVEYENGSRTALLRFRTEEDQRNVLGKEAHQIILDQGVLKMTVRLPPEEKTTQEAPSDKANKKSNAAVTNKQSSADEHHTETKAETEAKGRDDDTADEDLCSISAVLGNIPEAVNQEFLEMLIENITKDPESSADSQSFVLEVFRDTSSAVVTFQSGKENTDFVTRCPQNRTFKNKGLTVRPLEVTDQVVVEDFGNFSEDLLRLYFESKGADVENVVLSEVEQSAVITFKDHKAVRKILKKKHCIKQKEIRVYPYYKSLGIVLYGNDEPSLKLPAAISEPIDSAVWRYLSDNQSAAEAIHSDLAKHFCKVNIDQTNVCLSPVSSLLQQKEAKVLIKEWRDTVRSGFAEAMSKFKSLSFHPESSVWEASEKKIREMLMKEDVVVVPDKANGVLSVGGPVSIVSRLEKAISEVINNIVKRAEREKSSVTQEIKVSPSMFHILCQDGLKDKLLRVYPELKMSFGEKSSDLKVTGLRDELNAASKAIFDAMLALKRQNLELDKNVLDLLRNEQQEELTDGLLTSKGINAVFAISAHRVQLVAVSDKDLEDAEDHLGQLLISEYIDVEDTNVLEKPEWQRLVSQLENDNSESCPRTGIHTTGRQVVVSGPKDSVIKVSFELDNFLMQNAQVEDTVEVKLNAIIEYIRDFNTSQLKKFEDKVVVSYRKDDICLSGSRVDVGDCKIFVEDFVSSVFFDTLKVSRPGVKKFFQDKEAMYVSSLKNETHCLVQLVDETGGGQDHSSLRKVPQPVYQVQTTDGVEIAVCKADLCSYPVHAVVNASNQTLTHDGGLAAALLNAAGPQLQDECNKLISSKGQLKLGDSVITGAGGQLCCKKIIHAVGPHFDATKPQKAAAQLKRAVKGSLELAEMNSCISVALPAISRSQGFPLNLCAITIVKAVKEYCDENYDDITLKRIHLVNNDDSAVQAMEAAVRQEFGNNGVSHSQQTLPIKSTKSTLVKSAGSDPCFGHVQTKEGLDISLTTGHIEAATTDVIVNTVFEDLALNRGAVSNAILGVAGSKLQQLVKTNKANGTFGDVIVTDGCKLKSKRVFHAVSPHWDNGSGTAEKTLSGIFKDCLDKAEDTGLTSISFPAIGTGNLGFPKNLVVSLMLDEILAFSSKKQPKHLKKVIIVLYPRDAQTIQAFSDEFKKRFPNASAGSLSASSPQSPGGPFSKVASSSGMHETKMGSVTVQVVTGDITKETTDVIVNSSNEQFSLKSGVSKAILDAAGQAVEAECQTLGSQANKGIIMTQPGNLKCKKILHLVGQTDPIKISKVVKDALQTCVKNYTSVSFPAIGTGQGNVQARQVADAMLDAVIDVLSQNTSSTLTTVRIVIFQPPMLKEFFNSMQDRETADPQSATPLTDPKDKGSFWGNLGSKIKSIFVGESTEKPQKEGDFVIEGLKVDPACFHICGGTQADIDSAKQWINDLISKEQNSIVISDNTILCFSDADHQHIVEMQKTMGVSIRTESQKGQASLTIEGLSRDVLKASHEIHKMLGKVRDDEEMKRKVKLAGTVADWQYQPQGFQFQSFDAKTNFELEQALEKKLQNVKVKVNGQDYTVTMPNGPATDSKGNALQIKRIDKLKDEDVPENWNIMPANTTSLAVPINAGTTEHTEILNLFKASCNRTVTKIERIQNPGLWKSLQIKRRDMEVRNGHQNNERRLFHGTCGTTVTTINELGFNRSYAGKNAACYGNGTYFAVSASYSASDTYSKPSQNGEKFMYLCRVLTGDFTVGQQNMIVPPAKGAVSVQKYDSVVDRMANPSMFVIFHDSQAYPEYLITFK